The Candidatus Tumulicola sp. genome contains a region encoding:
- a CDS encoding SDR family oxidoreductase → MSESKTLPPQHQDRQPGRQDELRPQPQTESQTLGSNRLKDRVVLVTGGDSGIGRAVAVLAAKEGADVAIGYLEEDDDARETRRLVEEKGRKCELLAGDIGQENVARSLVTRTVERFGRLDVLVNGAGEQHPQDHPEDISAEQLERTFRTNVFAQFFTVQEALKHLNDGASIICIASITAYKGNPKLLDYSATKGALVSFTRALSNAIVDRGIRVNAVAPGPIWTPLIAATFDRQEVESFGADTPMKRPGQPYEVAAVVVFLASSDASYISGQTIHVNGGTVVNG, encoded by the coding sequence ATGAGTGAGTCAAAGACGTTACCGCCCCAGCATCAGGACCGGCAGCCAGGGCGCCAAGATGAGCTGCGCCCGCAACCGCAGACCGAATCCCAGACGCTCGGTTCGAATCGCTTGAAGGATCGCGTCGTCTTAGTAACGGGCGGTGATAGCGGCATCGGACGCGCGGTGGCCGTGCTTGCGGCCAAAGAGGGCGCAGACGTTGCGATAGGCTACCTGGAAGAAGACGACGACGCTCGAGAAACTCGTCGTCTCGTGGAGGAAAAGGGTCGCAAATGCGAACTGTTGGCTGGAGATATTGGCCAGGAAAATGTGGCGCGCAGTCTCGTCACGAGGACGGTGGAGCGCTTTGGCCGGCTCGATGTGCTCGTGAACGGAGCCGGCGAGCAGCATCCCCAGGATCACCCCGAAGATATTTCAGCCGAGCAGCTCGAGCGGACGTTCCGGACGAACGTGTTCGCGCAATTCTTCACTGTGCAGGAGGCGCTCAAGCATCTCAATGACGGCGCTTCGATCATTTGCATTGCCTCGATAACCGCTTACAAAGGCAACCCGAAACTGCTTGACTATTCGGCGACCAAAGGCGCGTTGGTCTCATTCACTCGCGCCCTATCGAACGCAATTGTCGACCGGGGAATCCGGGTTAACGCCGTCGCTCCGGGGCCGATCTGGACTCCGCTAATCGCCGCCACGTTCGACCGTCAAGAGGTCGAAAGCTTCGGGGCCGACACGCCGATGAAGCGGCCTGGGCAACCGTACGAAGTCGCCGCGGTTGTTGTGTTTCTCGCGTCCAGCGACGCCTCCTATATCTCCGGACAGACGATTCACGTCAACGGCGGTACCGTCGTCAATGGCTAG
- a CDS encoding Crp/Fnr family transcriptional regulator, translating to MAPVPEKTTTGNLFLDHLPPQVLAAIRPSLTFASFRRGETIFESDAAYQRVLFPIGSIVSIVLEMLDGSTAEVGLIGREGMTGLSIVLGQAAAQQRAIVQVPDSAQCLSVSDLRDLIEREPELKASMLRYAQATINTGTYLSACNSLHATNERCARWLLMAHDRVSDDVILLTQEFLSQMLGVQRTGVNVAAGALQEAGFISYARGHITIRNRRGLESAACECYERIDQAWQTVMGYSTKKTSWHSAHRAHAIHADGQA from the coding sequence ATGGCTCCCGTACCAGAAAAAACCACAACGGGCAACCTTTTCCTCGATCACCTTCCGCCGCAAGTCTTAGCGGCGATTCGGCCATCGCTGACGTTCGCATCGTTCAGGCGCGGTGAGACTATCTTCGAGTCCGATGCCGCCTATCAAAGAGTTTTATTTCCAATCGGCAGTATCGTGTCGATCGTACTCGAGATGCTCGATGGTTCAACGGCGGAAGTCGGCCTGATCGGACGTGAGGGAATGACGGGGTTGTCGATCGTTCTGGGCCAGGCGGCGGCACAGCAACGGGCAATCGTGCAAGTACCTGACTCGGCGCAATGTTTGTCGGTATCCGACCTTAGAGATCTTATCGAGAGGGAGCCGGAACTGAAAGCTTCTATGCTTCGCTACGCGCAGGCGACCATAAACACGGGTACGTATTTGTCGGCCTGCAACAGCCTACATGCGACGAATGAGCGTTGCGCGCGCTGGCTCCTCATGGCGCACGATCGCGTGAGCGATGACGTAATACTCCTAACGCAAGAATTCTTGAGTCAGATGCTCGGGGTCCAAAGAACGGGCGTGAACGTTGCCGCAGGCGCGCTGCAAGAGGCCGGGTTCATCTCCTACGCACGCGGTCACATTACCATTCGCAATCGCCGGGGGCTCGAATCGGCCGCGTGCGAGTGCTACGAAAGGATCGACCAAGCATGGCAGACTGTCATGGGATACTCGACGAAGAAAACGAGCTGGCACTCGGCACATCGCGCTCACGCAATCCATGCGGACGGGCAGGCTTAG
- a CDS encoding STAS domain-containing protein, giving the protein MTKPLLLQGGDYDIARKSDLWTELGQTEPQSDVVLDLALTDFIDCSCFGVLITQLSIWREHAADTNLRLQNVAPSTARMLGLLELDRLFVIENVRPDG; this is encoded by the coding sequence ATGACTAAGCCCTTGCTGCTCCAAGGTGGCGATTACGATATTGCTCGCAAGAGCGACCTATGGACGGAGCTCGGACAGACCGAGCCGCAAAGCGACGTCGTGCTCGACCTTGCGTTGACCGATTTTATCGATTGCTCGTGTTTCGGTGTACTGATCACGCAACTCAGTATCTGGCGAGAACACGCTGCAGATACTAACCTCAGGCTACAAAACGTCGCACCCAGCACAGCCAGAATGCTTGGTTTGCTGGAGCTCGATCGATTGTTCGTGATCGAAAACGTCCGACCCGACGGCTAA
- a CDS encoding class I SAM-dependent methyltransferase produces the protein MRDVENLREHYVRTLGMWVAKLERNRERAIAVAAEETYRAWRLYMAGSAQSFAQVGWLSTRFYSLDPTTQAT, from the coding sequence ATTCGCGACGTCGAGAACCTCAGAGAGCATTACGTACGGACCCTCGGAATGTGGGTGGCAAAACTCGAACGGAATCGCGAGCGCGCTATCGCCGTGGCGGCGGAAGAGACATACCGCGCCTGGAGGCTGTACATGGCCGGCAGTGCGCAAAGTTTCGCGCAGGTCGGCTGGCTCTCTACCAGGTTTTACTCGCTCGACCCGACGACGCAGGCCACGTGA
- a CDS encoding cyclopropane-fatty-acyl-phospholipid synthase family protein: MNASGPATRFTLCIKHPAALRAMLRRPVDLAAGRAFVAGLIDVEGDLELAIDSLLRVTEMGVLRMFGLMSIARRLPRSPLPPLREARLRGRAHSLERDRAAIGFHYDLPIAFYRTFLDDVDVSCAYFDDGIEDLGEAQAAKIDHILRKVRLQPGERILDIGCGRGGLVMRASSVFGASATGITLSETQLLEARNRIATEAKNASVRLCDYRELGDEQFDKVVSVGMFEHVGRRNLQAYFKAAFDALRPGGLFLNHGIANRTASLRNNRKEASSAVLSSPMATCYECLTRYALPKLLG; the protein is encoded by the coding sequence GTGAACGCGTCCGGACCGGCAACACGCTTCACGCTGTGCATTAAGCATCCGGCAGCTCTGCGTGCGATGTTAAGACGACCGGTCGACCTCGCAGCGGGACGAGCCTTCGTCGCAGGCCTGATCGATGTTGAAGGGGATCTTGAGCTTGCGATCGACTCGCTATTGCGTGTGACCGAGATGGGCGTCTTACGTATGTTTGGATTAATGAGCATAGCACGTCGGCTTCCACGAAGCCCGCTTCCGCCGCTACGCGAGGCTCGATTGCGTGGGCGAGCTCATTCTCTCGAACGCGATCGCGCGGCTATTGGATTTCACTACGATCTGCCGATCGCATTCTATCGCACGTTCTTGGACGACGTTGACGTATCGTGCGCGTATTTCGATGATGGTATAGAAGACCTGGGCGAGGCACAAGCTGCGAAGATAGACCATATCCTTCGAAAGGTCCGCTTACAGCCTGGAGAGCGCATACTGGACATCGGCTGCGGTCGGGGTGGCCTCGTCATGCGAGCATCGTCAGTCTTTGGCGCGTCGGCGACGGGCATTACATTGAGCGAAACGCAACTATTGGAAGCGCGCAATCGAATTGCGACCGAAGCGAAGAACGCGAGCGTGCGCCTGTGTGACTATCGTGAACTCGGAGACGAGCAGTTCGATAAGGTCGTCAGCGTCGGTATGTTTGAACATGTCGGACGTCGCAATCTCCAGGCCTACTTCAAAGCGGCATTCGATGCTTTGCGGCCGGGCGGTCTATTTCTCAATCACGGGATTGCGAATCGGACTGCTTCCCTGCGAAACAACCGAAAGGAAGCTTCGTCGGCCGTTTTATCTTCCCCGATGGCGACCTGCTACGAGTGTCTGACGCGCTACGCATTGCCGAAGCTGCTGGGTTGA
- a CDS encoding inorganic diphosphatase — translation MAKRQISAVHEIPTWNKLEKNAVNAVIETPRDQRHKYAFDEKTGLFRLSMLLAEGLQWPYDYGFIPQTLAADGDALDVLYLGEKPTFTGCLVSARIIGVVRLKKNGKENDRVLGCPLNQKGLTQKSDPFNDISDVPEDMIQSICRYLVDYSTAEGNDLEFKGTGSRKAALKAIEHARSDFKKANKLQE, via the coding sequence ATGGCGAAGCGACAGATTTCGGCTGTGCACGAAATTCCCACTTGGAACAAGCTCGAAAAGAATGCAGTCAACGCAGTAATCGAGACGCCACGTGATCAGCGCCACAAGTATGCGTTCGACGAAAAGACGGGTCTCTTCCGACTGTCTATGCTGCTCGCCGAGGGATTACAGTGGCCGTACGACTATGGCTTCATTCCCCAAACATTGGCGGCGGATGGCGATGCACTCGACGTTCTCTATCTCGGTGAAAAGCCGACGTTCACTGGCTGTTTGGTAAGTGCGCGTATCATCGGTGTCGTGCGTCTGAAGAAAAATGGCAAAGAAAATGATCGGGTCTTGGGATGCCCGCTAAATCAAAAGGGCCTAACGCAGAAGTCCGACCCGTTCAACGACATTTCGGACGTACCCGAAGACATGATTCAAAGTATCTGCCGGTATCTCGTCGACTATTCTACCGCAGAGGGCAACGACCTAGAGTTCAAGGGCACCGGCTCGCGGAAAGCCGCCCTGAAAGCCATTGAGCACGCGCGTTCGGACTTCAAGAAAGCGAATAAACTCCAAGAGTAA
- a CDS encoding aquaporin, with the protein MAKNTRSTLIGQKLAAEAVGTFLVTATAIGVDIFYYTQGNIDYSSRWLARGLSVAAVIYAFSAISGAHVDPAVTLGFVFRRVFPIRIAAGYIAAQFVGALVAAAMFLAVFGPQTLALGASHPGPHVSAPLAAATELVLTFALMLVILMTAEEKSAVGPNTALAAGFAVAACGFVGGPLSGASMNPARTIAPQLLSFQFQNIWIYLIGPIAGAGLAVAVHAGICGRASSSQVHAAKGEE; encoded by the coding sequence ATGGCCAAAAACACCCGAAGTACATTGATTGGGCAAAAGCTGGCTGCCGAAGCAGTTGGCACGTTTCTGGTTACGGCGACCGCAATCGGAGTCGATATCTTCTACTACACGCAGGGAAATATCGACTATTCGTCGCGTTGGCTCGCGCGCGGACTATCCGTAGCAGCCGTGATATACGCATTTTCAGCGATCTCAGGAGCGCATGTCGATCCAGCGGTCACGCTTGGATTTGTCTTTCGGCGCGTCTTCCCCATTCGAATTGCCGCGGGCTATATTGCTGCGCAGTTCGTCGGCGCCCTCGTTGCAGCGGCAATGTTTTTAGCCGTATTCGGTCCGCAAACGCTGGCCCTCGGTGCGAGTCATCCGGGTCCGCACGTTTCAGCGCCGTTGGCCGCGGCGACCGAACTTGTTTTGACGTTCGCCCTGATGCTGGTAATTCTGATGACTGCCGAAGAGAAATCCGCCGTTGGGCCCAATACTGCGCTCGCCGCAGGCTTCGCGGTGGCAGCCTGCGGCTTCGTAGGCGGCCCTCTCAGCGGCGCCTCGATGAATCCGGCTCGAACGATTGCGCCACAATTACTAAGTTTCCAATTTCAGAACATCTGGATTTACCTCATCGGGCCGATCGCCGGTGCTGGCCTGGCGGTCGCTGTTCATGCTGGCATATGCGGGCGGGCGAGTTCATCCCAGGTACATGCTGCAAAAGGAGAAGAATAA
- a CDS encoding LuxR C-terminal-related transcriptional regulator → MTALAIARLLRSGDGAEVLQSLSAGRALLGCCGDEPGVREWLDRAVSSLRPSGERKVDEARRWRRWTIVYRYDRRREARERICRDLRISERLFYKERSAGLNRIAGMIETVQLLRLEVSERPAFETELLRIDELLHAEQLDAAVNALRVLQPGADSATRQLGVMSRAIVALANPGRLAESKHVAAEARHALPSVPLDDRTNAIGGFLRAELCRTHQQGDARGYGRTFDLLERELAAPAAEGDPCALRLLAAASIDRAFTRVDVGDSDGAQTALERARNFASRTLRPILEFEVQAAVVDVGIRVDRPQYFAGAAAQAWQTFKIAEARGFHALATRALYQCVTSALIARKPVRAARFARLLLDRSARTGNLECRSRAMLAAIGVEYVSGRHERALDRLDAFAAGAMPVVIDDVFVALLRARILAGLHRFAEGIAILDRTGKCAANANMRQAAGLAALWKSRMAVCIADLSQARIESHTSVELLTQHPTPFQLYQAFNHAFEVTAQRRYRYNASDLWQMIAPAFDETDDDHGEFTDALPSISNVVADEWTVLTLRERSVAKLVRSGRTNRQIAAQLGIGVRTVNQHVASIMRRLNVFRRWEIG, encoded by the coding sequence GTGACGGCGCTCGCGATCGCGCGCTTGCTTCGCTCCGGCGACGGCGCCGAGGTGCTGCAATCCCTGTCTGCCGGTCGAGCATTGCTGGGATGTTGCGGCGACGAGCCCGGTGTGCGCGAGTGGCTCGACCGCGCGGTTTCGTCCTTGCGCCCGTCCGGGGAACGCAAGGTGGATGAAGCGCGCCGCTGGCGGCGTTGGACGATCGTCTATCGCTACGATCGGCGACGCGAAGCGCGCGAGCGAATCTGTCGGGACCTGCGCATTTCGGAGCGCTTATTTTACAAGGAGCGTTCGGCCGGGCTGAACCGAATTGCAGGCATGATTGAAACTGTGCAATTGCTGCGCCTCGAAGTCTCCGAACGACCGGCATTCGAAACCGAACTCCTGAGAATCGACGAATTGCTGCACGCCGAACAATTGGATGCGGCTGTTAACGCACTGCGCGTTTTGCAGCCCGGCGCCGATTCGGCAACCCGCCAGCTCGGCGTAATGAGCCGCGCCATCGTCGCCTTGGCGAACCCGGGTCGCCTAGCGGAGTCGAAGCATGTTGCCGCAGAGGCTCGGCACGCATTGCCATCTGTCCCTCTGGACGACCGAACCAATGCAATTGGAGGCTTTTTACGGGCAGAGCTTTGCCGCACGCACCAGCAAGGCGACGCACGCGGATACGGCCGCACCTTTGACTTGCTCGAGCGGGAGCTTGCGGCCCCTGCCGCTGAAGGCGATCCGTGTGCGTTACGTCTTCTGGCGGCAGCAAGTATAGATCGAGCGTTCACGCGCGTCGACGTGGGCGACAGTGACGGGGCACAAACTGCCCTCGAGAGAGCACGCAATTTTGCCTCTCGAACGCTACGGCCCATACTGGAGTTCGAGGTGCAAGCCGCGGTCGTCGACGTGGGGATTCGCGTCGACCGTCCACAGTATTTTGCAGGTGCGGCGGCTCAAGCATGGCAGACGTTCAAGATAGCCGAGGCTCGCGGATTTCACGCGCTGGCGACGCGAGCCTTATATCAATGCGTCACGAGTGCCCTCATCGCGCGCAAACCAGTGCGGGCGGCCCGTTTCGCGCGACTCCTGCTTGATCGCTCTGCCCGGACCGGCAATCTCGAGTGTCGCTCGCGAGCAATGCTGGCTGCAATCGGCGTCGAGTATGTTTCGGGACGGCACGAGCGTGCGCTCGACCGGCTCGATGCATTTGCGGCAGGTGCGATGCCGGTCGTTATTGACGACGTCTTTGTCGCGTTGCTGCGGGCGCGCATTCTGGCTGGTCTGCACCGCTTCGCGGAGGGCATTGCCATCCTCGATCGCACCGGCAAATGTGCTGCAAATGCCAATATGAGACAGGCGGCGGGTCTTGCGGCGCTTTGGAAGAGCCGCATGGCCGTTTGTATCGCCGACCTTTCGCAGGCTCGCATCGAATCCCACACCAGCGTCGAATTGCTGACGCAGCATCCGACGCCGTTCCAACTTTACCAAGCCTTTAATCACGCATTCGAGGTGACGGCGCAACGTCGATATCGCTACAACGCGAGCGACCTTTGGCAGATGATCGCTCCGGCTTTCGATGAAACCGACGACGATCATGGCGAATTTACTGACGCGTTGCCCAGCATTTCGAACGTCGTCGCCGATGAGTGGACGGTTTTGACGTTACGCGAGCGCAGTGTCGCTAAGCTGGTGCGGTCGGGCCGCACGAACCGCCAAATCGCTGCACAGCTGGGCATCGGCGTCCGTACGGTAAACCAACACGTGGCTTCTATCATGCGCCGGCTAAACGTCTTTCGCCGCTGGGAAATCGGCTAG
- a CDS encoding helix-turn-helix transcriptional regulator, which produces MNQGFSDARIAEELDRSIHTVRNHVKVLFKKFEVRSRAELIAKTAIYHQ; this is translated from the coding sequence GTGAACCAAGGCTTTTCGGACGCGCGGATCGCCGAAGAACTCGACCGCAGCATTCACACCGTGCGCAATCACGTCAAAGTGCTCTTTAAGAAATTCGAAGTCCGATCCCGCGCAGAGCTGATTGCAAAGACCGCGATCTACCACCAGTAA
- a CDS encoding low affinity iron permease family protein: MLKNGFSTFASSVNRFVSSPAATGAAFLVIIVWAIFGPATHYSNSWQLIINTGTTIVTFLMVFVLNNAQSRDTAAMNVKLDALIIAIAKADNRLIGLESKPATQVEQLTAEIRESIERQNSVSNE, from the coding sequence ATGCTGAAAAACGGCTTTAGCACCTTTGCTTCCAGCGTTAATCGCTTCGTTTCATCGCCAGCGGCCACAGGCGCCGCTTTCCTTGTCATTATTGTCTGGGCCATATTCGGACCGGCGACGCACTATTCGAATAGCTGGCAACTTATTATCAACACTGGAACGACGATCGTTACCTTCCTCATGGTCTTCGTCCTGAATAATGCCCAGAGCCGCGATACTGCAGCGATGAATGTAAAGCTCGACGCGCTGATTATCGCAATCGCAAAAGCCGATAATCGGCTGATTGGGCTCGAGTCAAAACCGGCCACCCAAGTCGAGCAACTAACAGCGGAAATACGAGAGTCAATCGAAAGACAAAACTCGGTTAGTAATGAATAG
- a CDS encoding DNA methyltransferase, producing MARSAVPKRAREIGTRIVYCGDCLDQLQKLPDDCVDLVYIDPPFNSNRNYEIFWGETKEKRAFEDRHASTKAYIEFMRPRCVELGRVLKPSGSLYYHCDWHASHYVKIMLDQILGENQFLNEIIWKRADTHNDAVKQFPVVSDSLFLYSGGSSKYTFVPQHTTYPEKTLRDWYQWLELPDGSIRRMTKDEIALQSIPPGARRFNTDNLASPNPRPNLMYKYKGYPHPSKGWRCDEERMKMLDSKGLLLFPADKTGRIMFKRYLDEQEGPILGNVWTDISQLRANDAERMGYPTQKPIALLERVINASSVKGDIVLDAFCGCGTAIVAAQRLERQWIGIDISPTACRVMAKRLVRDCQMQEGEDAWMAGNRGFVVRDLPWSKEKLRKMPPFEFENWAVIAIGGLPNKAKVGDMGIDGKIYPVSATPERRGASTGEFDFMDAWYPIQVKQKDKVGRPDIDAFEAMMVREERTKGFFVSFDYSSDALREIDRFFKSSGKVIVPFTVSEILDEHIAHKLA from the coding sequence ATGGCACGTAGCGCCGTGCCCAAGCGGGCTCGCGAGATAGGTACTCGCATCGTGTACTGCGGTGACTGCCTGGACCAACTTCAAAAGCTTCCCGATGATTGCGTCGATCTGGTCTATATCGACCCCCCGTTCAACTCGAACCGGAACTACGAGATATTTTGGGGGGAGACGAAAGAGAAGCGCGCCTTCGAGGACCGGCACGCTTCGACAAAGGCGTATATCGAATTTATGCGACCCCGGTGCGTCGAACTCGGCCGCGTGTTAAAGCCATCGGGAAGCCTGTATTATCATTGTGATTGGCACGCCAGCCACTACGTCAAGATCATGCTCGACCAAATCCTTGGCGAGAATCAGTTTCTCAACGAGATTATTTGGAAGCGCGCAGACACGCATAACGATGCCGTCAAACAGTTTCCTGTTGTTAGCGATTCCCTGTTCTTATATTCGGGAGGCTCTTCGAAATACACGTTCGTTCCCCAGCACACGACCTATCCTGAAAAGACCCTGCGAGACTGGTACCAATGGCTTGAACTTCCCGATGGTAGCATACGACGCATGACGAAGGACGAGATTGCGCTGCAGTCAATCCCGCCAGGAGCTAGGCGCTTCAATACGGACAACCTCGCTAGCCCGAACCCGCGCCCTAATCTCATGTACAAATACAAAGGCTATCCTCACCCGTCGAAAGGCTGGCGGTGCGACGAGGAACGCATGAAAATGCTGGATAGCAAGGGGTTGTTGTTGTTTCCGGCAGACAAGACGGGCCGAATTATGTTCAAGCGTTATCTCGACGAACAAGAGGGTCCGATCCTTGGAAATGTGTGGACCGATATCAGCCAGCTTCGTGCGAATGACGCCGAGCGCATGGGCTATCCAACGCAGAAGCCCATCGCTCTGCTAGAGCGCGTCATAAATGCCAGCAGCGTCAAGGGCGATATTGTTCTCGATGCATTTTGCGGCTGCGGTACGGCCATCGTCGCCGCACAGCGGCTTGAAAGGCAATGGATCGGGATTGATATTTCCCCGACGGCGTGTCGCGTTATGGCGAAACGTCTGGTCCGCGACTGCCAAATGCAAGAGGGCGAAGACGCCTGGATGGCGGGCAATCGCGGCTTCGTTGTCCGCGATCTTCCCTGGAGCAAAGAAAAACTTCGCAAGATGCCGCCCTTCGAGTTTGAAAACTGGGCCGTCATCGCGATTGGCGGACTGCCGAACAAAGCGAAGGTTGGCGACATGGGCATTGACGGAAAAATCTACCCCGTTTCGGCCACCCCAGAACGTAGAGGGGCAAGCACGGGCGAGTTTGACTTTATGGACGCGTGGTATCCGATTCAAGTTAAACAAAAGGACAAGGTAGGTCGCCCCGACATAGATGCCTTCGAGGCGATGATGGTGCGCGAGGAGCGGACCAAAGGGTTCTTTGTTTCGTTCGACTACAGCTCGGACGCGTTGCGAGAGATCGACAGATTCTTCAAGTCGTCCGGCAAGGTGATAGTGCCCTTCACTGTGTCAGAGATTCTGGACGAACATATCGCCCACAAGCTAGCGTAG
- a CDS encoding recombinase family protein, with product MRQRKLPRKSVGLTVGYIRVSSDDQAENGASLDCQEARVRAYAEAMDLPLHEVIADAGVSAKTLQRPGMTRILAGVRDGSIVRVIALKLDRYTRSIRDLDSILELFKEHKASLVSVSDQLDTKTASGRLIVNMLGSVAQWEREIIAERTSDVLADKRQKGQVYGSTPFGYRRDGKQLLPDEFEQNALQEALRMDRAESSFREIGRMLTERGARPKRAAVWHASSVRAMLRSRIVTEASA from the coding sequence ATGCGTCAGCGGAAACTGCCTAGGAAATCGGTCGGCTTAACGGTCGGCTACATCCGTGTGTCGTCTGACGACCAAGCCGAAAACGGTGCGTCGTTGGACTGCCAAGAAGCCCGCGTTCGTGCGTATGCCGAAGCGATGGACCTGCCGTTACACGAGGTGATAGCCGACGCCGGTGTTAGTGCGAAGACGTTGCAACGTCCCGGTATGACCCGTATCCTTGCCGGTGTACGAGATGGCTCTATCGTTCGCGTGATTGCCCTAAAGCTCGACCGATACACTCGCTCGATACGCGACCTCGACTCCATCCTCGAACTATTCAAAGAGCATAAGGCGTCGTTGGTATCCGTTTCGGACCAACTTGACACTAAGACGGCTTCAGGACGGCTCATAGTAAACATGCTCGGCAGTGTGGCGCAATGGGAACGCGAAATTATTGCGGAACGCACGTCCGACGTGTTGGCTGACAAACGTCAAAAAGGTCAAGTCTACGGCTCTACACCATTTGGCTATCGTCGCGACGGCAAGCAACTTCTGCCCGACGAGTTCGAGCAGAACGCACTGCAGGAAGCACTTCGCATGGACCGTGCTGAAAGCAGTTTCCGCGAGATAGGCCGGATGCTCACCGAACGTGGCGCTCGACCCAAACGCGCAGCCGTATGGCATGCTTCATCGGTACGCGCAATGCTCCGTTCGCGCATCGTTACCGAAGCATCGGCATGA
- a CDS encoding TIGR02391 family protein, with translation MWLQTAFPSLNILHEAAIDDVAFVVLEQAKTRGRNFSAVSMVCEIGDRASYPTTSRPPGNDLDPAMAIVSEAFSRLENTGLIARDHSSHNAETYRVTRRGLAIRGRSDFASYAKRSYLPDEVLREEIAEVALSPFLAGRYDEAVRSAFTRVESAVRKAAGYGYDQYGVKMMQCAFGSNKEGTELGPLSDPDMEPSERVSLMNLFAGAIGYIKNPLSHRELDIDDARIAASRILLANDLMYSLAANAKKALGLELAQFLKRFDEEMGNQ, from the coding sequence ATGTGGCTACAAACCGCGTTTCCGAGTCTCAACATTTTGCATGAGGCAGCCATTGACGACGTTGCCTTCGTCGTTCTAGAGCAGGCAAAGACAAGGGGGCGCAATTTTAGTGCCGTCAGCATGGTTTGCGAGATAGGTGACAGGGCGAGCTATCCGACTACGTCTCGCCCTCCAGGAAACGACTTAGACCCGGCTATGGCAATCGTGTCTGAAGCGTTCTCGCGGCTTGAGAATACAGGACTTATTGCCAGAGACCACTCGAGCCATAATGCAGAGACCTATCGGGTTACTCGTCGCGGGTTAGCAATCCGTGGACGCTCAGATTTCGCATCCTACGCTAAACGTTCGTATTTGCCTGACGAAGTGCTCCGAGAAGAAATCGCAGAAGTCGCACTGTCCCCGTTTTTGGCTGGGCGCTATGACGAAGCAGTTCGAAGTGCGTTCACCAGAGTAGAGTCTGCGGTTCGGAAAGCTGCAGGTTACGGTTATGACCAATATGGCGTCAAAATGATGCAATGCGCATTCGGTAGTAACAAAGAAGGGACCGAATTAGGACCTCTCAGCGACCCCGACATGGAACCGTCAGAACGTGTGTCTCTGATGAACTTATTCGCCGGGGCTATTGGCTATATCAAAAATCCGCTAAGCCATCGTGAACTCGACATTGACGACGCCCGCATTGCGGCATCGAGAATTTTGCTAGCTAACGACCTTATGTACAGTCTGGCCGCGAACGCCAAGAAAGCTCTCGGGCTTGAGCTGGCGCAATTCCTCAAAAGATTTGACGAGGAAATGGGCAACCAATGA
- a CDS encoding HAD family phosphatase produces MDGQDNGVLDYTLRSPAYRFTIRVMSAYDLIIFDCDGVLVDSEPITNAVFAELLNELGLKVTLQEMYARFMGRSMDACLSDVTRLLGRPIPADFLERYNSRTLKALQEKLLPVNGIKKLIVSLRTPYCVASSGDHTKMKTTLGITGLWDLFEGRLVSATEVSRGKPFPDVYLLAAERHRATPSRCAVVEDSPVGVTAAVAAGMTVFGFAQNRRSTSSLIAAGAQETFDDMSNLLELLDGPPP; encoded by the coding sequence GTGGACGGCCAAGACAACGGTGTACTGGACTACACATTGCGTTCTCCGGCTTATCGGTTTACTATCCGAGTTATGTCCGCGTACGACCTTATAATCTTTGACTGCGATGGCGTGCTCGTTGACAGTGAACCGATTACCAATGCCGTGTTTGCCGAACTTCTCAACGAACTCGGGCTGAAGGTCACGCTCCAAGAAATGTATGCAAGATTTATGGGACGTTCAATGGATGCGTGCCTCTCTGATGTTACGCGACTTTTGGGGAGACCAATCCCGGCGGACTTTTTGGAACGATATAATTCTCGTACGTTGAAGGCCCTCCAAGAGAAACTGCTGCCAGTTAACGGTATCAAAAAACTAATCGTCTCCTTACGGACTCCTTATTGCGTCGCTTCCAGCGGTGATCATACCAAAATGAAGACTACGCTCGGTATCACGGGTCTCTGGGACTTGTTCGAAGGAAGGCTAGTTAGTGCGACCGAGGTTTCGCGTGGCAAGCCGTTCCCGGATGTCTATCTCCTCGCGGCAGAGAGACATCGCGCAACGCCTTCTAGATGCGCCGTTGTTGAAGATTCCCCGGTTGGCGTTACAGCAGCAGTTGCCGCTGGAATGACTGTTTTCGGCTTCGCTCAGAACCGCAGGTCGACCAGTTCATTAATCGCGGCGGGCGCCCAAGAAACATTCGATGATATGTCCAACCTGTTGGAACTACTGGATGGCCCACCACCTTAA